A stretch of the Acetomicrobium thermoterrenum DSM 13490 genome encodes the following:
- a CDS encoding glycine betaine uptake BCCT transporter, producing the protein MINDNRKDNSVYIISMLVIAAIVIWGFLSPEGFGSAANSLFNFLIHNFGWGYMLSMTFFVVFPVGLAISKYGKLKLGPADSKPEFNTLSWFAMLFSAGMGVGLVFYGVGEPIFHFLNPPFASEPGSVKAATDAMRISFFHWGLHPWAAYTVIALPLGYFQFRKDSPGLISSFFTPLIGEKGVRGPFGKLVDVLAIFATAAGVATSLGLGVLQINSGLKYIFGVPQTITVQFLIIATLCLVYTGSAVSGLERGIKFIANFNLFIATLLCLSLFALGPTISILESLLTGIGEYLANVVPESFAMAPYGGEFRQWLGGWTLFYWAWWIAWAPFVGSFIARISRGRTIRQFVTGVLVVPALGCFTWFAVFGTSALYLELKGLANIASTVSTDISTGVFEMYMHYPLGMIMSVVMVILISTFFITSANSATFVLSMYSTQGDLNPPRQKMAIWGVLQAALAFVLLMGGGLQALQIASIAAAAPFAIIMILACYSLVKALKSDEAALREIGS; encoded by the coding sequence ATGATAAACGACAATCGCAAGGATAATTCGGTATATATAATCTCCATGCTAGTCATCGCCGCTATAGTTATATGGGGGTTCTTGTCCCCCGAAGGCTTCGGATCGGCGGCAAACAGCCTCTTTAACTTCCTCATACATAACTTCGGCTGGGGGTACATGCTTTCCATGACCTTTTTCGTCGTTTTTCCCGTCGGATTGGCAATAAGCAAGTACGGAAAATTGAAGCTAGGCCCTGCCGATTCGAAGCCCGAATTCAACACCCTTTCATGGTTTGCAATGCTCTTTTCTGCCGGAATGGGCGTGGGGCTAGTATTCTACGGAGTTGGTGAGCCGATATTTCATTTTTTAAATCCACCCTTTGCATCTGAACCGGGATCTGTCAAGGCAGCCACAGATGCTATGAGGATTTCCTTCTTTCACTGGGGTTTGCATCCCTGGGCAGCTTATACGGTCATCGCTTTGCCATTAGGATATTTTCAGTTTAGGAAAGATTCGCCGGGGCTGATCAGCAGCTTTTTTACTCCCCTCATAGGAGAGAAGGGCGTGAGGGGACCTTTTGGCAAATTAGTGGATGTCCTGGCCATTTTTGCGACAGCCGCTGGTGTAGCTACCTCGCTTGGCCTTGGCGTCTTACAGATCAACAGCGGGTTAAAATACATATTCGGGGTGCCTCAGACCATAACTGTCCAATTTCTTATAATTGCGACATTGTGTCTTGTTTACACGGGATCGGCCGTATCGGGATTGGAAAGGGGCATTAAGTTCATTGCCAATTTCAATCTATTTATCGCCACGCTGTTGTGTTTGTCCCTTTTCGCGCTGGGGCCAACCATCTCCATATTGGAATCCCTTCTTACGGGCATAGGCGAATATTTGGCTAACGTTGTTCCCGAAAGTTTTGCCATGGCTCCATATGGCGGAGAATTCAGGCAGTGGCTCGGAGGTTGGACGCTCTTTTACTGGGCCTGGTGGATCGCCTGGGCGCCATTTGTGGGCTCCTTTATCGCAAGGATATCGAGGGGAAGGACTATAAGACAATTCGTTACGGGAGTGCTCGTCGTCCCAGCATTGGGTTGTTTTACCTGGTTTGCCGTATTTGGAACCTCAGCTCTTTATTTGGAGCTTAAGGGCTTGGCAAATATCGCATCTACCGTGAGCACCGATATTTCCACGGGAGTCTTTGAAATGTACATGCACTATCCCTTGGGAATGATAATGTCCGTAGTAATGGTAATATTGATCTCTACGTTTTTCATAACCTCAGCCAACTCTGCGACCTTCGTCCTATCGATGTACTCGACTCAAGGAGACTTAAACCCGCCCAGACAAAAGATGGCAATTTGGGGAGTATTGCAAGCAGCACTGGCCTTTGTGCTATTGATGGGAGGAGGACTGCAGGCACTGCAAATAGCATCCATAGCTGCCGCAGCTCCTTTCGCTATTATCATGATCCTTGCCTGCTATTCTCTGGTGAAGGCCTTAAAATCCGACGAGGCAGCTTTAAGGGAGATTGGAAGCTGA
- a CDS encoding glycine/sarcosine/betaine reductase component B subunit — translation MKLEIGKFTVKDIVFGDKTFYEKGVLTVNKKEALDVVFEDSHITEAELYIVRPGDEVRLVPVKEAYEMRCKVSGGQSVYPGCTAPVEPVGAGRTHALKGCSLLVVGKHWGSFQDGLIDMSGPAQRNTIFGSMPNLVLVGDTDEEFERHEQQKKNRALRWAGMRLSEYIGKCVKDLEPEEIETWELEPVNERTSEVTNLPSVVYVPQIQTQMEALGYNALVYGWDGNRMLPTYLHPNEILDGAIISGSFMPCSSKISTYEWVNNPMIKRLMREHGRTINFLGVVLSNLNVVMEEKIRSAMMVANIAKSLGAEGAIVAEEGYGNPDVDYILTLVELEKAGIKTVGITNECTGRDGTSQPLVALDERANALVSTGNVSELYELPPMKTVLGELESLARDGLSGGWEGCVRDDGSVIMENNAFFCSDHISGFSMKTCAEF, via the coding sequence ATGAAACTTGAAATTGGTAAATTTACAGTGAAAGATATCGTCTTCGGCGACAAGACCTTCTACGAAAAAGGTGTATTAACGGTCAACAAGAAAGAGGCTTTAGACGTCGTCTTCGAGGACTCTCACATAACCGAAGCCGAGCTTTACATCGTAAGGCCGGGAGACGAGGTGAGGCTCGTTCCCGTAAAGGAAGCCTACGAGATGCGTTGCAAGGTATCGGGAGGCCAGTCCGTATATCCTGGCTGCACGGCGCCTGTGGAGCCGGTCGGGGCCGGAAGAACGCACGCACTAAAGGGATGCTCGCTTTTAGTGGTGGGAAAACATTGGGGATCCTTTCAGGACGGCCTCATCGACATGAGCGGACCGGCACAGCGAAACACCATTTTCGGATCCATGCCCAACCTGGTATTAGTCGGGGATACCGACGAGGAATTCGAAAGGCACGAGCAGCAGAAGAAAAACCGCGCCCTTCGTTGGGCAGGAATGAGGTTATCCGAATACATCGGAAAATGCGTAAAAGACTTGGAACCTGAAGAGATAGAGACGTGGGAGCTTGAGCCCGTAAACGAAAGGACTTCCGAGGTAACAAATCTGCCATCGGTCGTCTACGTGCCTCAAATTCAAACGCAGATGGAGGCCTTGGGCTACAACGCCCTGGTCTACGGCTGGGACGGCAACCGCATGCTTCCTACATACCTTCATCCCAACGAAATTCTTGACGGAGCCATAATATCTGGAAGCTTCATGCCCTGCTCGTCGAAGATTTCTACCTATGAGTGGGTAAACAATCCCATGATAAAGCGCCTGATGAGGGAACACGGAAGGACGATCAACTTCTTGGGCGTCGTACTGTCTAACCTCAACGTAGTGATGGAAGAAAAGATAAGGTCTGCCATGATGGTGGCAAACATCGCAAAATCTTTGGGCGCAGAGGGTGCCATAGTTGCCGAGGAAGGCTACGGAAACCCCGACGTAGACTACATCCTCACCCTCGTGGAACTTGAAAAGGCTGGCATCAAGACAGTGGGCATAACGAACGAATGCACGGGACGCGACGGAACCTCTCAACCCCTTGTTGCCTTGGATGAGAGGGCAAATGCGCTTGTGTCAACCGGAAACGTCTCCGAGCTTTACGAGCTTCCTCCTATGAAAACGGTTTTAGGGGAGCTTGAATCCCTTGCCAGAGACGGGCTTTCCGGAGGCTGGGAAGGCTGTGTCAGGGATGACGGATCGGTCATTATGGAAAATAACGCCTTCTTTTGCTCCGATCACATAAGCGGGTTTTCGATGAAGACCTGCGCCGAGTTTTAG
- the glmS gene encoding glutamine--fructose-6-phosphate transaminase (isomerizing), translated as MTLCGIVGYIGYRDVCGVLLDGLKRLEYRGYDSAGIAVLNNKEIEIIKEVGKVSDLERIVSNRAPKGNIGIGHTRWATHGGVSAVNAHPHSDGYKRFVLAHNGIIENYHELKDELSAQGITFASQTDTEVIAHLLYKIYDGNMLNALTYLQSRLRGSYALAILNRDDTDHIYCMRKGSPLVLGLGDGEALCASDIPAILPYTRKVIYMDDGDIAELSPRGIKVWDERGMPIEKKSFFIEWDLSMAEMGGYPHYMLKEIHEQGGVCRATIKGRIHDGKVDLSGELAMDEETIKGFKAIHLVACGTSYYASLIAERVFERWTDLDIKVDIASEYRYRDSKISPDTLVVFVSQSGETADTLAAQRKARESGAYSLAVTNVQGSTLARSCDDFLLLKAGPEIGVAATKTFMGQITSLYLLALYIAKIKGTLSDQKQKELTDEMIQLAYKIETILEREPSIEDLAWKFADYKNFLFLGRGMSFPIALEGALKLKEISYIHAEAYAAGEMKHGPIALIDPNVPVVVVAPKDSLHEKTLSNIQEAKARHAPIIAVGFDGDERLASDADHVLYVPSTLEEFSPFVTVVPLQLFAYHVAKKRGCEIDKPRNLAKSVTVE; from the coding sequence ATGACTTTGTGCGGTATAGTCGGCTATATAGGCTATAGAGATGTTTGTGGTGTGCTTTTGGACGGTCTGAAAAGACTTGAATACAGGGGATATGATTCGGCAGGCATTGCTGTCCTTAACAACAAAGAAATAGAAATCATAAAGGAAGTTGGAAAGGTCTCTGACCTCGAGCGCATCGTCTCCAATCGCGCTCCAAAGGGCAACATCGGTATAGGCCATACCCGTTGGGCTACGCACGGCGGAGTCTCCGCGGTAAACGCCCACCCTCACTCGGACGGATATAAGCGTTTTGTCCTGGCTCATAACGGCATAATAGAGAATTATCACGAACTTAAAGATGAGCTATCTGCCCAGGGCATTACCTTCGCTTCTCAGACGGATACAGAAGTGATAGCTCATTTGCTCTATAAAATATACGATGGCAATATGTTAAATGCTCTCACGTACCTGCAATCTAGGTTGAGGGGTTCATACGCCTTGGCGATACTAAACAGGGATGATACCGATCACATATACTGCATGCGCAAGGGCTCACCCCTTGTGTTGGGACTGGGAGATGGCGAGGCACTTTGCGCTTCAGATATTCCGGCCATCCTTCCCTACACGAGGAAAGTTATATACATGGACGACGGGGACATTGCAGAGCTTTCGCCCCGGGGAATTAAGGTGTGGGACGAAAGGGGAATGCCCATCGAGAAAAAAAGCTTTTTTATAGAATGGGATCTATCGATGGCCGAGATGGGCGGATATCCTCACTATATGCTGAAGGAAATCCACGAGCAGGGAGGAGTTTGCAGAGCTACTATCAAAGGCAGGATCCACGACGGAAAGGTGGACCTGTCGGGCGAACTCGCCATGGACGAAGAGACCATCAAGGGGTTCAAGGCAATACACCTAGTTGCCTGCGGAACATCCTATTATGCATCGCTAATCGCTGAAAGGGTTTTCGAACGTTGGACTGATCTGGATATAAAGGTAGACATCGCCTCCGAATATCGTTACAGGGATAGCAAAATCTCTCCCGATACTTTGGTAGTTTTCGTCTCCCAATCGGGAGAAACTGCCGATACCCTTGCAGCTCAAAGAAAAGCTCGCGAATCAGGGGCGTATTCATTGGCAGTCACTAACGTTCAGGGTTCTACGCTTGCAAGAAGCTGCGATGACTTTTTGCTTCTCAAAGCAGGCCCGGAGATAGGGGTAGCGGCGACAAAGACCTTTATGGGACAGATAACTTCCCTCTACCTGCTGGCGCTGTATATAGCAAAAATTAAGGGCACCCTATCCGATCAAAAGCAAAAGGAATTGACCGACGAAATGATTCAGCTGGCTTACAAGATAGAGACTATATTGGAACGCGAGCCCTCCATCGAAGATCTGGCGTGGAAATTTGCAGATTACAAAAACTTCCTTTTTTTGGGAAGGGGGATGTCCTTTCCCATAGCCCTCGAGGGAGCATTGAAGTTAAAGGAAATATCCTACATTCACGCCGAAGCTTACGCCGCAGGCGAGATGAAACACGGCCCAATTGCGTTGATCGATCCAAACGTGCCAGTGGTAGTCGTTGCACCCAAAGATAGCCTTCACGAGAAAACTTTGTCCAATATACAGGAGGCAAAGGCAAGGCACGCTCCTATAATTGCAGTGGGTTTCGATGGCGACGAGCGACTGGCGAGTGACGCGGACCATGTCTTATACGTTCCATCAACTTTGGAGGAGTTTTCTCCCTTCGTGACGGTCGTGCCCTTACAGCTTTTTGCCTACCACGTGGCCAAAAAGCGCGGATGCGAAATAGACAAGCCCAGGAACTTAGCTAAGAGCGTAACGGTGGAATAA
- a CDS encoding glycine/betaine/sarcosine/D-proline family reductase selenoprotein B: MLKAVHYINQFFGQVGGEESADFEPVLQEGPVGPGLLLNESMKEVKITHTVICGDNFMASHPEEAVARILKMLEGLKFDVFLAGPAFNAGRYGVACGTICKAVKERFGVPAITSMNEENPAVEMFKSNMYIFKGGRRATYMKQDVEKMAAFADKIARGDKLLPASMEGYFPRGIRHEVFLEDLGVEPKCAADRAFEMLLKKLKGEPYETELPIPKQERVPIAPAVKDLRKVKIALVTSGGIVPKDNPDRIQSCSATKWGAYDISKLDLLTAPEFKTIHAGYDPEQANKNPNVVLPLDAIRQYQKEGRIGEVDDQYYVTVGTGTTQAEAARMGREIAQKLKERNVGAVVLTATUGTCTRCGSTIAKEIERTGIPVVVICNLINIAKTVGVNRIVPGVAVPYPLGNPNLSPEDEWKLRFHRVGVALDALETDINEQTVFPVKI; this comes from the coding sequence ATGTTAAAGGCCGTTCATTACATAAACCAGTTCTTCGGGCAGGTGGGAGGAGAAGAAAGCGCCGATTTCGAACCTGTATTGCAGGAAGGTCCGGTCGGGCCAGGGCTTCTTTTAAACGAATCCATGAAGGAAGTCAAGATCACCCATACCGTAATATGCGGAGACAACTTCATGGCATCTCATCCTGAGGAAGCGGTCGCTCGGATTTTAAAGATGCTTGAGGGATTGAAGTTCGACGTCTTCCTGGCAGGCCCTGCCTTCAATGCAGGTCGCTACGGCGTGGCCTGCGGAACGATCTGCAAGGCCGTAAAGGAAAGGTTCGGTGTCCCAGCTATCACCTCCATGAACGAGGAAAACCCTGCGGTGGAGATGTTTAAATCCAACATGTACATATTTAAAGGCGGACGTCGTGCAACCTATATGAAGCAGGACGTCGAAAAGATGGCCGCCTTTGCCGATAAAATAGCTCGTGGAGATAAACTGCTTCCTGCCTCAATGGAAGGCTACTTTCCAAGAGGCATACGTCATGAGGTCTTCCTCGAGGACCTTGGTGTGGAGCCTAAATGCGCAGCCGACAGGGCATTTGAAATGCTCCTTAAAAAGCTCAAAGGCGAGCCCTACGAGACCGAACTTCCCATACCAAAACAGGAAAGGGTGCCTATAGCCCCAGCAGTAAAGGACCTTCGCAAGGTAAAGATTGCCTTAGTCACTTCCGGAGGCATCGTCCCCAAGGACAACCCCGACAGGATACAGTCCTGCTCGGCTACGAAATGGGGCGCCTACGACATTTCCAAGCTCGATCTCCTGACGGCACCTGAGTTTAAGACAATACATGCCGGTTACGATCCCGAGCAGGCCAACAAAAACCCCAACGTCGTCCTTCCCCTTGACGCCATACGCCAGTACCAAAAAGAGGGGCGCATCGGAGAGGTTGATGACCAATATTACGTAACCGTCGGCACCGGCACTACACAGGCTGAAGCAGCCAGAATGGGCCGTGAGATAGCCCAAAAGCTCAAGGAAAGAAACGTAGGAGCAGTAGTTTTAACGGCGACTTGAGGAACCTGTACTCGTTGCGGGTCAACGATCGCAAAGGAAATCGAACGTACGGGCATTCCTGTGGTGGTAATTTGCAACCTCATCAATATTGCTAAGACCGTAGGGGTAAACCGCATCGTACCCGGTGTTGCGGTTCCCTATCCCCTTGGAAACCCCAACCTTTCGCCGGAAGACGAATGGAAATTGCGCTTCCATCGCGTCGGCGTGGCTCTCGATGCTCTCGAGACTGACATTAACGAACAGACCGTTTTTCCGGTAAAGATATAG
- a CDS encoding ArsA family ATPase → MTFLRKLLESLRSRPEKSKSFANEGWAKSKRFIVMGKGGTGKTTISSALARALSSKGKGVLAVSLDPAHNLGDVLGCPLSSEPQKIDDRLTAFELDLDEQVQRFVEDKLRRMRPFYGNLQIFNADKLLETIKQSPGMEEFAVLEAIREISTFAEKCDAVVLDTPPTGMTVRVLSLPDITLIWIAELMKLRSKILDRRAYIQNIEGSNIETNPSNDPVMAELCRYKSEIESTKNFLLGEDSFIFLVLQADKLSVSETERTIKKLDSNGYAITACFINKALKVERRNFLYDSCGLSNLMKLYDKIPWIELPDLGRDISDPQNLLILGDIICNFLDAGDAR, encoded by the coding sequence ATGACCTTTTTGCGCAAGTTGCTGGAGTCCTTAAGATCTAGGCCTGAAAAAAGCAAATCTTTTGCCAATGAGGGGTGGGCAAAGTCTAAGCGCTTCATCGTAATGGGCAAAGGCGGAACGGGAAAGACCACGATCTCTTCCGCATTGGCACGCGCTCTTTCGTCGAAGGGCAAAGGCGTCTTGGCCGTCTCTTTAGATCCTGCCCACAATTTGGGCGATGTCCTAGGGTGCCCCTTAAGTAGCGAGCCTCAAAAGATTGACGATCGCCTGACCGCCTTTGAATTGGATTTGGACGAGCAAGTACAACGCTTCGTCGAAGATAAGTTGCGTCGGATGCGCCCCTTTTATGGCAATTTACAAATATTTAATGCGGACAAATTACTTGAGACCATCAAGCAATCTCCGGGCATGGAGGAATTTGCCGTCCTTGAAGCCATTAGGGAGATATCTACTTTTGCAGAAAAGTGCGATGCAGTGGTGCTTGATACCCCTCCCACTGGCATGACCGTGAGAGTTTTGTCTCTTCCCGATATCACGCTTATTTGGATAGCCGAACTCATGAAGTTGCGTTCTAAAATTTTGGACAGGCGCGCTTACATTCAAAATATCGAAGGAAGCAATATCGAAACTAATCCGAGCAACGATCCTGTCATGGCTGAACTTTGCAGGTATAAGAGCGAAATTGAGTCGACCAAGAACTTTTTGCTCGGGGAAGATTCATTTATATTTTTGGTGCTTCAGGCCGATAAACTTTCGGTATCTGAAACTGAAAGGACCATCAAAAAATTAGATAGCAACGGTTATGCAATAACTGCCTGTTTTATAAACAAGGCTTTGAAAGTTGAAAGGCGCAATTTTCTATATGATTCATGCGGGTTATCGAACTTGATGAAACTTTATGACAAGATACCGTGGATAGAGTTACCCGACCTTGGAAGGGACATCTCCGACCCTCAAAATTTGCTCATCCTAGGCGATATAATTTGCAATTTTCTCGATGCGGGTGATGCAAGGTGA
- a CDS encoding carbon starvation CstA family protein: protein MNTSVLLIIGIFIYLVCYLWYGKSLERRVVGADNSRPTPAHSKFDDVDFVPSHPAVLFGHHFASIAGGAPILGPALAMAWGWWAGLLWIWFGNILIGAVHDYLAIMASVRHEGRSIQWIAGKMMRPRTSYLFQVFAYLTLVLALAAFATSLAYLYIARPDVASMSVWFIAAAIVTGILLYKLRINFVLGSIIGISLTLGAIWLGSLTPLSISYKGWLIIFFVYMMAASSLPVWILLQPRDYLNSYILVFGLALGVVALIFVGAKMELAGFTSWSPNIVGGVPSPYWPVVPLIIACGSLSGIHGLIGSGTTSKQLDKETQGLIVGYGGMLTEGLLSSVVTVTIAAFGLLVFKEASGRLSEIGVVAESLKEPLYLGKNYVKAIGAVGGPLGIFTESYGRLFEQAFGISAQAGTIFSSLWVSAFTLTSMDTGNRVLRFAWEEVWEPLKSSGGIFHRAITHRWLASAIPSALSIALAWGKAYSVLWPAFGGANQMLAAATLLTIALWVLQLGTAPKGHVRFIIACAGALWFTVFVGLWWFLFAVPSSPLVRGFVVLEILLALIFLYDFYRSLQNTSTIKAKYPETIKP from the coding sequence ATGAACACCTCGGTTTTATTGATAATCGGAATCTTCATTTATCTCGTCTGCTATTTATGGTATGGCAAAAGCCTCGAGCGAAGGGTCGTCGGAGCAGATAATTCCAGACCGACCCCTGCGCATTCCAAGTTTGACGATGTAGATTTCGTTCCCTCGCACCCTGCCGTCTTATTCGGACATCACTTCGCTTCAATTGCAGGCGGAGCGCCAATACTCGGCCCTGCCTTGGCCATGGCTTGGGGTTGGTGGGCGGGTTTGCTTTGGATTTGGTTTGGAAACATATTGATTGGAGCAGTCCACGACTATTTGGCTATCATGGCTTCAGTACGACACGAGGGGAGATCGATCCAGTGGATAGCCGGCAAGATGATGCGCCCACGCACGTCCTACCTTTTCCAGGTATTCGCTTACCTCACGCTTGTCCTGGCCCTTGCTGCGTTCGCTACATCTTTAGCATATCTATATATAGCCCGTCCCGACGTGGCGAGCATGTCCGTTTGGTTTATAGCAGCTGCAATTGTAACGGGTATTTTGCTGTACAAGCTGCGGATCAACTTTGTATTAGGAAGCATTATTGGGATTTCCCTGACCCTCGGTGCTATATGGCTGGGGTCTTTGACTCCGCTGAGCATCAGTTATAAGGGGTGGTTAATTATATTCTTCGTATATATGATGGCAGCTAGCTCCTTGCCGGTGTGGATATTGCTTCAACCGCGGGACTACCTTAACTCCTATATACTCGTTTTTGGTCTTGCCCTGGGAGTTGTTGCTTTAATTTTCGTGGGGGCAAAGATGGAGTTGGCCGGCTTTACAAGTTGGAGTCCGAATATCGTCGGAGGAGTACCGTCTCCCTACTGGCCAGTTGTTCCCCTGATAATTGCCTGTGGTTCCCTCTCGGGGATACACGGGCTCATTGGCTCAGGAACAACCTCCAAACAGCTGGACAAGGAGACTCAGGGCCTTATCGTAGGCTACGGAGGCATGCTGACCGAAGGGTTGCTCTCTTCGGTCGTAACGGTGACCATTGCTGCCTTCGGCTTGCTCGTATTTAAGGAAGCAAGCGGAAGGCTCTCCGAAATCGGCGTAGTGGCTGAAAGCTTAAAGGAACCTCTCTATCTTGGCAAAAATTATGTAAAGGCCATAGGAGCTGTCGGAGGCCCCTTGGGCATTTTTACGGAAAGCTACGGAAGACTTTTCGAGCAGGCCTTTGGCATCTCTGCCCAGGCAGGGACGATCTTTTCAAGCCTATGGGTTTCTGCCTTTACCCTTACTTCCATGGATACAGGGAACAGAGTGTTGCGTTTTGCCTGGGAAGAGGTGTGGGAGCCGCTTAAAAGCAGCGGAGGGATTTTTCACAGGGCAATTACCCACCGTTGGCTGGCGTCGGCTATACCATCGGCTCTGAGCATAGCCCTTGCCTGGGGCAAAGCCTACAGCGTGCTATGGCCAGCCTTCGGCGGCGCAAATCAAATGCTTGCAGCCGCTACTTTGTTAACTATCGCTCTGTGGGTGTTGCAGCTTGGCACTGCTCCCAAAGGGCACGTAAGGTTCATAATCGCCTGTGCAGGAGCTTTATGGTTTACAGTCTTCGTAGGGCTTTGGTGGTTTTTGTTTGCCGTCCCCTCTTCGCCTTTGGTGCGGGGATTCGTAGTTTTGGAGATCCTTCTGGCCCTCATATTCCTATATGATTTTTATCGTTCTTTGCAGAATACGTCGACTATAAAAGCAAAATATCCCGAGACGATAAAGCCTTAA
- the grdA gene encoding glycine/sarcosine/betaine reductase complex selenoprotein A produces MAFEGKKFILLGERDGIPAPVMEEVLKPLGCDIAFAVTECFVUTAAGAMDLQNQQRVKDIAEKYGPENVVVVLGSSDAEGASIYAETVTAGDPTFAGPLAGAPLGLAVYHIFDPLFKEKVDPTLWEEQLGMMEMVLDVQGLIDAVAEMRKEHSKYEL; encoded by the coding sequence ATGGCTTTTGAGGGCAAAAAATTCATCCTGCTCGGAGAAAGGGACGGAATACCCGCCCCGGTTATGGAAGAAGTTTTAAAACCCCTCGGTTGTGATATCGCCTTTGCCGTGACGGAGTGCTTCGTCTGAACTGCGGCAGGGGCGATGGACCTGCAAAACCAGCAGCGCGTAAAGGACATAGCTGAAAAGTACGGACCGGAAAATGTGGTGGTCGTACTTGGAAGTTCCGACGCGGAAGGTGCGTCGATTTACGCGGAGACCGTAACTGCTGGTGATCCCACATTTGCAGGGCCATTAGCCGGAGCCCCGTTGGGGCTCGCCGTGTATCACATTTTCGATCCCCTATTCAAAGAAAAGGTAGACCCAACACTTTGGGAAGAGCAGCTCGGCATGATGGAAATGGTCTTGGACGTCCAAGGCCTGATCGATGCTGTTGCCGAAATGAGAAAAGAGCACAGCAAATACGAGCTCTAG
- a CDS encoding response regulator — protein sequence MASDEIKVLLVDDHKIFLDGLSELLSKEEAISVVGKASSGREALKLVPRYNPDIVVMDITMPDMNGIDATKMLSQRHPKVKIIALSMHLDRGMISQILEAGARGYILKDCSIDEFVQGIKAVSQDLVYLTPKAAKIVLEDYLLLKRGGVLAAENKLSPREMEVLRLLVKGEHTKSIASKLSISKSTVDTHRKNIMEKLNCANIADLTRYAIREGLVGLDDDD from the coding sequence ATGGCGTCCGATGAGATAAAGGTTCTTTTGGTGGACGATCATAAGATCTTTTTAGATGGATTAAGCGAGCTTTTATCGAAGGAAGAAGCCATTTCCGTCGTGGGCAAGGCTTCCAGTGGACGTGAGGCATTAAAACTGGTCCCTCGTTATAACCCCGATATAGTGGTCATGGACATTACCATGCCTGATATGAACGGGATCGATGCAACAAAGATGCTGTCGCAAAGACATCCGAAAGTAAAGATAATAGCCCTTTCAATGCACCTGGACAGAGGGATGATTTCACAAATTCTGGAAGCCGGAGCTCGCGGTTATATTTTAAAGGATTGCAGCATAGATGAATTTGTCCAAGGTATAAAAGCAGTTTCACAGGACCTCGTATACCTAACGCCCAAAGCCGCAAAGATCGTCCTGGAAGATTATTTGCTATTAAAAAGAGGAGGCGTGCTTGCCGCTGAAAATAAACTATCTCCCAGAGAAATGGAGGTTTTAAGGCTTTTGGTCAAAGGAGAACACACCAAATCCATTGCCTCCAAACTTTCGATCAGCAAAAGTACCGTCGACACACACAGAAAAAATATCATGGAAAAGCTGAATTGCGCTAATATTGCGGATCTTACCCGCTACGCCATTAGGGAAGGCTTGGTAGGTCTGGACGATGACGACTAG